One window from the genome of Bacteroidales bacterium encodes:
- the guaA gene encoding glutamine-hydrolyzing GMP synthase produces the protein MTEKILILDFGSQYTQLIARKIRELNVYCEIWPYNKIPVLDDTVKGVILSGSPFSVRDPIAPVPDLTGIKGKLPLLGICYGAQLLAQYYGGEVLPSTHREYGRAMFEVADTSSPLFKDVPVASQVWMSHGDTIARIPEDFQIIGCTRDVTVGAFKIRGEETYGLQFHPEVYHTTEGKQILKNFVVTVCGCSQTWTAESFIENTVQSLRETIGRDKVILGLSGGVDSTVTAVLLNKAVGSSLTCIFVDNGLLRKNEYAKVLDSYRHMGLNVIGVDAGRQFLDALRGVADPEKKRKVIGRVFIEVFDREASKIQDARWLAQGTIYPDVIESVSVHGPSATIKSHHNVGGLPEKMNLKIVEPLKLLFKDEVRRVGAVLGIPEDILGRHPFPGPGLAIRVLGDVTSEKLEILRQVDDIFIEGLREAQLYHYVWQAAAILLPVKSVGVMGDERTYEYVVALRAVTSTDGMTADWAQLPYTFLSDISNKIINQVKGVNRVVYDISSKPPATIEWE, from the coding sequence ATGACGGAAAAAATCCTGATACTGGACTTTGGCTCTCAATATACACAGCTTATTGCGAGAAAGATCAGAGAACTGAATGTGTACTGCGAAATCTGGCCGTACAATAAAATACCCGTGCTTGACGATACGGTAAAGGGCGTTATCTTGTCAGGAAGTCCTTTTTCCGTCAGGGATCCTATTGCTCCGGTACCGGATCTGACGGGCATTAAAGGGAAACTACCCTTGCTGGGAATTTGTTACGGAGCCCAGTTGCTGGCGCAATATTACGGCGGAGAGGTGCTTCCTTCCACACACAGGGAATACGGAAGGGCGATGTTTGAAGTGGCCGATACGTCTTCTCCTCTCTTTAAGGATGTGCCGGTTGCCTCCCAGGTATGGATGTCGCATGGAGATACCATTGCAAGGATACCGGAAGATTTTCAGATTATTGGCTGTACAAGGGACGTAACTGTCGGAGCCTTTAAGATTCGGGGGGAAGAAACCTATGGACTGCAGTTTCATCCTGAGGTTTATCACACCACCGAAGGAAAACAAATACTAAAGAATTTTGTTGTTACGGTATGCGGGTGTTCGCAGACCTGGACAGCCGAATCGTTCATTGAAAATACAGTGCAGTCGCTCAGGGAAACCATCGGGAGGGATAAGGTTATCCTCGGATTATCGGGCGGAGTTGATTCAACGGTTACTGCTGTGTTGCTGAACAAGGCAGTTGGCAGCAGCCTTACATGCATTTTCGTTGATAACGGGCTCCTGCGTAAGAATGAATATGCAAAGGTGCTTGATTCGTACCGGCATATGGGGCTGAATGTAATCGGAGTGGACGCAGGCCGGCAGTTCCTTGATGCATTAAGGGGAGTGGCAGATCCTGAGAAAAAACGTAAGGTCATCGGGAGAGTTTTCATTGAGGTGTTTGACAGGGAAGCCTCGAAAATTCAAGATGCCCGCTGGCTTGCTCAGGGAACCATTTACCCGGATGTTATTGAATCGGTAAGTGTCCACGGACCTTCGGCTACGATTAAATCGCATCATAATGTCGGCGGGTTACCTGAGAAAATGAACCTGAAAATTGTTGAACCACTGAAGCTCCTCTTCAAAGACGAAGTGCGGAGGGTGGGAGCCGTTTTAGGTATTCCGGAAGACATTCTGGGACGTCATCCCTTTCCGGGTCCCGGATTGGCTATCCGAGTGCTTGGTGACGTTACCAGCGAGAAACTTGAGATTCTGCGTCAGGTGGATGATATCTTCATTGAGGGCCTCAGAGAAGCCCAGTTGTATCATTACGTGTGGCAGGCTGCTGCTATTTTGCTTCCGGTAAAATCGGTCGGCGTAATGGGCGATGAGCGGACTTATGAGTATGTTGTGGCTTTGAGAGCGGTTACTTCTACCGACGGAATGACGGCCGACTGGGCTCAGCTCCCCTATACTTTCCTTTCAGATATTTCCAACAAGATTATCAATCAGGTAAAGGGAGTTAACCGGGTTGTCTATGATATCAGCTCAAAACCACCTGCAACAATAGAGTGGGAATAG
- a CDS encoding peptidase C1, producing MKNRFLLFVVIPLLSGTVFGQERTKAIMKELKPGFFENSVLKDDRMVEEKKNPPEPRKRFAIDLTGVELPNKIAQYKTTGFYFPPVSQGNTGTCWAFSTTSFYESEVCRLTGQKIKLSEMFTVYWEYVEKAKRFVHERGNSLFDQGSEANAVTRIYKTYGIVPLEAYPGLPAERKYHNHDQMVNEMQQYLQGVKALNAWNEDEVIATIKAIMNHYIGEPPAQFQWNGKTYSPQQFLKDVLKLSMNDYVEILSIKQEPYWQQVEYKVPDNWWHSKEYYNVPLDVFMDIIRKAVRNGYSMSIGGDVSEVGLDRATQVAVVPTFDIPSDYIDEDARQFRFSNSTTTDDHGMHLVGYTEFKGKDWYLIKDSSSGSRNNDENAPEFGYYFFSSDYIKLKMMGFTIHKDAVKDILKKFGNQ from the coding sequence ATGAAAAACAGATTTCTTTTATTCGTCGTAATTCCGCTGCTTTCAGGTACCGTATTCGGCCAGGAACGTACCAAAGCCATTATGAAGGAACTTAAACCCGGCTTTTTTGAAAACTCTGTACTGAAAGATGACCGGATGGTTGAGGAAAAGAAAAATCCGCCTGAACCGCGAAAACGCTTTGCCATTGATCTGACAGGGGTTGAATTGCCCAATAAAATTGCACAATACAAAACAACAGGCTTCTATTTTCCGCCTGTTTCTCAAGGGAATACAGGAACATGCTGGGCTTTTTCAACAACATCGTTTTATGAATCGGAAGTATGCAGACTTACCGGCCAGAAAATTAAACTTTCGGAAATGTTTACTGTCTATTGGGAATATGTTGAGAAAGCAAAGCGTTTTGTGCACGAACGGGGAAATTCCCTTTTTGACCAGGGTTCTGAAGCCAATGCAGTAACCCGAATCTATAAAACATATGGAATTGTCCCGCTGGAAGCATATCCTGGTTTACCTGCCGAACGAAAATACCACAACCATGATCAGATGGTCAATGAAATGCAGCAGTATCTGCAGGGAGTAAAAGCATTGAATGCATGGAACGAAGACGAGGTTATTGCTACCATAAAAGCCATCATGAATCATTATATAGGAGAACCCCCTGCCCAGTTTCAGTGGAACGGAAAGACATATTCCCCGCAGCAGTTTCTTAAGGATGTTCTGAAGCTTTCCATGAACGATTACGTTGAAATTCTGTCCATCAAACAGGAACCCTACTGGCAGCAGGTTGAATACAAAGTGCCTGACAACTGGTGGCATAGCAAAGAATATTACAATGTGCCGCTCGACGTGTTTATGGACATTATCAGGAAGGCAGTGCGGAACGGATATTCCATGAGCATTGGCGGCGATGTTTCTGAAGTAGGTCTTGACAGGGCTACCCAGGTGGCCGTGGTACCTACCTTTGATATCCCTTCCGATTACATTGATGAGGACGCCCGTCAGTTCCGTTTTTCCAATAGTACAACAACTGATGACCATGGAATGCACCTGGTGGGATATACTGAATTTAAAGGCAAAGACTGGTACCTGATCAAAGATTCCAGTTCAGGTTCAAGAAACAATGATGAAAATGCTCCTGAATTCGGTTATTACTTTTTCAGCTCCGACTATATCAAGCTCAAAATGATGGGATTTACCATTCATAAGGATGCTGTGAAGGATATTCTGAAAAAATTCGGAAATCAGTAA
- a CDS encoding ribonuclease Z, which yields MSFSLIILGSSSAVPTSDRFPPAHLLNVDERFYLIDCGEGVQMQLRRFGIRFGRINHIFISHLHGDHVFGLFGLLSSFSLMGRSSDLNIYGPQSLEELLNAHFSFFNQERKYSINFHKLTGKTNKRIFEDERITVDAFPLRHSTQCYGFLFREKEKLRNIRKEAITRYEIPIRAMMAIKQGEDFVDGSGNIIPNEELTVPPPRPRAFAYCSDTMYFPALARRVQDVDLLYHEATFLKKDQKLARETMHSTAYDAAVTAANANARHLLIGHFSTRYKTTDGFVKDAIDVFPDVHEALDGFRYRIEQNGNLVVEPCREKK from the coding sequence GTGTCGTTTTCGTTGATTATTCTGGGGAGCAGTTCCGCTGTTCCCACTTCAGACCGATTTCCGCCCGCTCATCTGCTCAATGTGGATGAGCGGTTTTACTTAATTGATTGTGGTGAAGGAGTGCAGATGCAGCTCCGGCGTTTCGGAATCCGTTTCGGACGTATCAACCATATCTTCATATCGCATCTTCATGGTGACCATGTCTTCGGATTGTTCGGCCTCCTTTCTTCCTTCAGTTTGATGGGCCGTTCATCCGACCTGAACATCTATGGCCCGCAGTCGCTGGAAGAACTGCTCAATGCGCACTTTTCCTTTTTTAACCAGGAGAGAAAGTATTCAATTAATTTTCATAAGCTTACAGGGAAGACGAACAAAAGAATTTTCGAAGACGAACGCATTACAGTGGATGCCTTCCCCCTCAGGCACAGTACCCAATGTTACGGATTTCTTTTCAGGGAAAAGGAAAAGCTAAGGAATATCCGAAAAGAGGCCATTACCCGGTATGAAATTCCTATCCGGGCCATGATGGCCATCAAACAGGGAGAGGATTTTGTTGATGGTTCAGGGAATATTATACCCAATGAAGAGCTGACTGTTCCTCCTCCCAGGCCCCGTGCTTTTGCCTATTGTTCCGATACCATGTATTTTCCTGCTCTTGCCCGCAGGGTTCAGGACGTTGATCTTCTCTACCATGAGGCAACTTTCCTGAAAAAAGATCAGAAACTGGCACGGGAAACCATGCACAGCACAGCCTATGACGCCGCCGTTACGGCTGCAAATGCCAATGCCCGGCATCTTCTCATCGGGCATTTCTCAACCCGTTATAAAACAACGGATGGCTTTGTAAAAGATGCCATTGATGTCTTTCCCGATGTGCATGAGGCACTGGATGGTTTCCGATACAGAATTGAGCAGAACGGAAATCTTGTTGTTGAACCTTGCAGGGAAAAAAAGTAA
- a CDS encoding STAS domain-containing protein — translation MEFKIEKLDNYTLIQVQEEKLDTHIAPTLKSELVLISGNGEKNIILDLSKCRYCDSSGLSAILVANRLCKNAGGTFVLTGLNEAVERLITISQLDTVLNITRTVEDGVRLINESGK, via the coding sequence ATGGAATTCAAAATTGAAAAGCTGGACAATTACACCCTGATTCAGGTGCAGGAGGAAAAACTTGATACCCATATTGCTCCTACACTGAAATCAGAACTGGTGCTTATTTCAGGAAACGGCGAGAAGAACATTATTCTCGACCTGAGCAAGTGCCGTTACTGTGATTCTTCGGGTCTGAGCGCCATTCTTGTGGCCAACCGTCTGTGCAAAAATGCCGGAGGTACGTTTGTTCTTACCGGATTGAACGAAGCGGTTGAGCGGTTGATTACCATTTCACAACTCGATACGGTGCTCAACATAACCAGAACCGTTGAGGACGGGGTCCGGCTTATCAATGAATCAGGCAAGTGA
- the rpsA gene encoding 30S ribosomal protein S1: protein MTEHEEKTLQDEVKEVKDVKEENAAAPAVEKAAQAGQVKETTPEEFDWESFEKETDLYGGSKEHFAELYDKTLSTVAENEVVEGTVIAMNKREVVVNIGYKSEGVVSLNEFRYNPDLKVGDKVEVYVESQEDKKGQLILSHKKARALRSWDRVNEAYEKDEIIKGYIKCRTKGGMIVDVFGIEAFLPGSQIDVKPIRDYDAFVGKTMEFKVVKINQEFKNVVVSHKALIEAELEQQKKEIIAKLEKGQILEGTVKNITSYGVFIDLGGVDGLIHITDLSWGRVNHPEEIVQLDQKLQVVILDFDDEKKRIALGLKQLTPHPWDSLDPNLKVGDKVTGKVVVMADYGAFVEIAPGVEGLIHVSEMSWSQHLRSAQEFLKVGDVVEAVILTLDREERKMSLGMKQLKPDPWEKIEEKYPVGSKHTAKVRNFTNFGVFVEVEEGVDGLIHISDLSWTKKIKHPSEFTSIGEDIEVVVLEIDKENRRLSLGHKQLEENPWDVFETIFTLDSVHEGTVVEIFEKGATVALPYGVEGFVTSKHLVKEDGTTAKVDEKLEFKVIEFSKSAKRIVLSHTRVWEDKKKESDVTAKKAEGESTRKATRKLKSSLEKTTLGDISELAALKSEMEEQEKKKAARKSSKKQADDENPS from the coding sequence ATGACTGAACACGAAGAAAAAACCTTACAGGATGAGGTAAAAGAAGTAAAAGATGTAAAAGAAGAAAATGCTGCTGCACCAGCAGTAGAAAAAGCCGCACAAGCCGGCCAGGTAAAGGAAACTACGCCGGAAGAATTTGATTGGGAAAGTTTCGAAAAAGAAACAGACCTTTACGGAGGATCAAAGGAACACTTTGCCGAGCTGTATGACAAGACGCTCTCAACGGTTGCTGAAAACGAAGTGGTTGAAGGCACTGTTATTGCTATGAACAAGAGAGAAGTCGTTGTTAATATAGGATATAAATCGGAAGGTGTTGTTAGTCTGAACGAATTCCGTTATAACCCGGATCTTAAGGTGGGCGATAAAGTTGAGGTCTATGTTGAGAGCCAGGAAGACAAGAAAGGCCAGTTGATACTTTCCCACAAGAAAGCCCGCGCTCTTCGCTCATGGGACCGTGTAAACGAAGCCTATGAAAAGGATGAAATTATTAAGGGGTACATTAAATGCCGTACCAAAGGCGGCATGATTGTGGATGTCTTCGGAATTGAAGCATTTTTGCCCGGTTCGCAGATTGATGTTAAACCAATCCGCGATTACGACGCCTTTGTAGGTAAGACCATGGAATTTAAGGTGGTTAAAATCAACCAGGAATTCAAGAACGTGGTCGTGTCGCATAAGGCACTTATCGAAGCTGAACTCGAACAGCAGAAGAAAGAAATTATTGCCAAACTTGAAAAAGGACAGATTCTTGAAGGAACTGTCAAGAACATTACAAGTTATGGCGTATTCATTGATCTGGGCGGTGTTGATGGACTGATCCATATTACTGACCTGTCGTGGGGCCGCGTTAACCATCCCGAAGAAATCGTACAGCTCGATCAGAAACTTCAGGTGGTTATCCTCGACTTTGACGATGAAAAGAAACGCATTGCCCTGGGTCTTAAACAGCTGACGCCTCATCCGTGGGATTCACTTGATCCGAACCTCAAGGTGGGCGATAAAGTCACCGGGAAGGTTGTTGTGATGGCTGATTATGGTGCCTTTGTTGAAATTGCCCCCGGAGTTGAGGGTCTGATTCATGTTTCCGAAATGTCATGGTCACAGCACCTGCGGAGTGCACAGGAATTTCTTAAGGTGGGAGATGTTGTTGAAGCTGTTATCCTTACCCTCGACCGAGAAGAACGGAAGATGTCACTTGGCATGAAACAGCTTAAACCGGATCCCTGGGAAAAAATTGAAGAAAAATATCCTGTCGGTTCCAAACATACCGCAAAAGTTCGTAATTTTACAAACTTCGGTGTTTTTGTTGAAGTGGAAGAAGGGGTGGATGGCTTGATCCATATTAGTGACCTGTCATGGACAAAAAAGATCAAACATCCTTCCGAATTTACTTCTATTGGTGAAGACATCGAAGTGGTGGTACTTGAAATTGATAAGGAAAACAGAAGACTCAGTCTTGGTCATAAACAGCTTGAAGAGAATCCGTGGGATGTTTTCGAAACGATTTTCACCCTCGATTCAGTGCATGAAGGAACCGTGGTGGAAATCTTCGAAAAAGGAGCAACGGTTGCTTTGCCCTATGGTGTGGAAGGTTTCGTAACGTCGAAACATCTTGTCAAGGAAGATGGAACAACGGCAAAGGTTGATGAGAAGCTGGAATTCAAGGTAATTGAGTTCTCCAAATCGGCCAAGCGCATCGTTCTTTCGCATACGCGGGTTTGGGAAGACAAGAAGAAGGAATCGGATGTGACAGCAAAGAAAGCAGAAGGTGAATCCACACGGAAGGCAACCCGCAAGCTAAAGAGCAGTCTTGAAAAAACCACTCTTGGTGATATTTCGGAACTTGCTGCCCTCAAATCAGAGATGGAAGAACAGGAAAAGAAAAAGGCAGCCCGTAAGTCATCAAAGAAACAGGCTGACGACGAAAATCCATCCTAA
- a CDS encoding UDP-glucose/GDP-mannose dehydrogenase family protein, protein MKIVMVGTGYVGLVSGTCFAETGLDVVCVDIDSEKIRKLQQGIVPIYEPGLDQLIMRNVSKKRLSFSTSLEESIEGAEAVFIAVGTPPDEDGSADIRHVLSVASEIGRLMKDYLVVVTKSTVPIGTSVKVKEAVAAELKKRKVDIPFDVASNPEFLKEGDAIDDFLKPDRIVVGVESDRAKSIMERLYKPFLLNGHPLLFMDIPSAEMTKYAANSMLATKISFMNEIANLCEIVGADVNMVRKGIGTDSRIGPKFIYAGVGYGGSCFPKDVKALIKTAEDSGYPLQILRAVEQVNNRQKSVLVDKILHHFSGNIQDKQIALWGLSFKPQTDDMREAPSLVIIEQLLKHGARIKAYDPVAMEECRRRIGNVIEYAKDLYEALIDADSLVLVTEWPEFRLPNFKVMEKLMRSKVVFDGRNIYEPAEMLENGFTYYSIGRKPVVPTEY, encoded by the coding sequence ATGAAAATAGTAATGGTAGGAACCGGATACGTGGGGCTGGTCTCAGGGACCTGCTTTGCCGAAACCGGGCTTGATGTGGTTTGTGTTGATATTGACAGCGAAAAAATCAGGAAGCTCCAGCAAGGGATTGTGCCCATCTATGAACCGGGTCTTGATCAACTGATAATGAGGAATGTTTCCAAAAAGCGGCTTTCCTTTTCAACCAGTCTGGAAGAAAGTATTGAAGGGGCGGAAGCTGTGTTCATCGCCGTGGGTACACCTCCCGATGAAGACGGAAGTGCCGACATACGTCATGTATTGTCAGTTGCCAGTGAAATCGGCCGGCTCATGAAGGACTACCTGGTGGTTGTTACCAAAAGCACTGTACCAATTGGCACTTCTGTGAAAGTGAAGGAAGCCGTTGCCGCTGAGCTGAAGAAACGCAAGGTGGATATTCCGTTTGATGTAGCTTCCAATCCTGAGTTTCTCAAAGAAGGCGATGCCATTGATGATTTTCTTAAGCCCGACAGGATAGTTGTAGGAGTGGAATCTGATAGAGCCAAAAGCATCATGGAACGACTTTACAAACCATTTCTGCTGAACGGACATCCGCTGCTTTTCATGGATATTCCCTCTGCCGAGATGACAAAATACGCTGCGAACTCCATGCTGGCTACCAAGATCAGTTTCATGAACGAAATTGCCAACCTTTGCGAGATCGTTGGAGCAGATGTAAATATGGTGCGCAAAGGAATAGGAACCGACAGCAGGATTGGTCCTAAATTTATCTATGCCGGGGTGGGTTATGGCGGCAGTTGTTTCCCAAAAGATGTTAAAGCCCTCATAAAGACAGCAGAAGATTCCGGGTACCCGCTTCAGATACTTCGCGCGGTGGAACAGGTAAACAACCGGCAGAAATCGGTGCTGGTAGACAAAATCCTTCATCACTTTTCCGGGAACATACAGGACAAACAGATTGCCCTGTGGGGTTTATCCTTCAAACCCCAGACCGATGATATGCGGGAAGCTCCTTCGCTCGTTATAATTGAACAACTGCTGAAACATGGTGCCAGAATCAAGGCCTATGATCCTGTTGCCATGGAGGAATGCCGCCGCAGAATCGGAAATGTTATTGAATATGCCAAGGACCTCTACGAAGCACTTATTGACGCCGATTCCTTAGTGCTGGTTACAGAATGGCCGGAATTCCGCTTACCCAATTTCAAAGTCATGGAAAAACTCATGCGTTCCAAAGTCGTGTTCGACGGGAGAAATATTTACGAACCGGCTGAAATGCTGGAAAACGGATTCACCTATTACAGCATCGGCCGGAAACCGGTTGTTCCCACAGAATATTAA